A stretch of Leisingera sp. S132 DNA encodes these proteins:
- a CDS encoding heavy metal-binding domain-containing protein, with protein MIVTTTPNVEGYQIAEYKGIVVGEAIMGANVVRDVFASITDIVGGRSGAYESKLQDARETALAELEDRARAKGANAVVGVDLDYEVVGQSMLMVSASGTAVVLG; from the coding sequence ATGATCGTAACAACCACACCAAATGTCGAAGGCTACCAGATTGCCGAATACAAGGGCATCGTGGTGGGTGAGGCGATCATGGGCGCCAATGTGGTGCGAGATGTCTTTGCCTCTATCACCGACATCGTCGGCGGCCGCTCCGGCGCCTATGAAAGCAAGCTGCAGGATGCGCGCGAAACGGCGCTGGCGGAGCTGGAAGACCGCGCCCGGGCCAAGGGCGCAAACGCCGTGGTGGGCGTTGACCTGGATTACGAAGTGGTCGGGCAGTCCATGCTGATGGTCTCGGCCAGCGGCACCGCGGTGGTGCTGGGTTAG
- the sufC gene encoding Fe-S cluster assembly ATPase SufC translates to MLEIKNLQVKLEDEDKQILKGLDLKVEAGKVHAIMGPNGSGKSTLSYVLSGRDGYEVTEGSATLNGEDILELEPEERAAAGMFLAFQYPVEIPGVGNMTFLRTAVNAQRKARGEEELSASDFLKEVRAKAKTLKIDAEMLKRPVNVGFSGGEKKRNEILQMAMLEPKLCILDETDSGLDVDAMKLVAEGVNALRDEGRGFLVITHYQRLLDHIKPDVVHILANGRIVKTGGPELALEVENNGYAGILAEEA, encoded by the coding sequence ATGCTCGAAATCAAGAACCTGCAAGTCAAGCTTGAAGATGAAGACAAGCAGATCCTGAAAGGTCTGGATCTCAAGGTCGAGGCCGGCAAGGTGCATGCCATCATGGGGCCGAACGGCTCGGGCAAATCCACCCTGTCTTATGTGCTGTCGGGCCGCGATGGCTATGAAGTGACCGAAGGCTCCGCCACCCTGAATGGCGAAGACATTCTGGAGCTGGAGCCGGAAGAGCGCGCCGCGGCGGGCATGTTCCTGGCGTTCCAGTACCCGGTGGAAATCCCCGGTGTCGGCAACATGACTTTCCTGCGCACCGCGGTGAACGCACAGCGCAAGGCGCGCGGCGAGGAAGAGCTGTCGGCCTCCGACTTCCTGAAGGAAGTGCGTGCCAAGGCGAAGACCCTGAAGATCGACGCCGAAATGCTGAAGCGCCCGGTCAACGTCGGCTTCTCCGGCGGTGAGAAGAAGCGCAACGAGATCCTGCAGATGGCGATGCTGGAGCCGAAGCTCTGCATTCTGGACGAGACCGACTCCGGCCTTGACGTGGACGCAATGAAGCTGGTGGCCGAAGGCGTCAACGCCCTGCGCGACGAAGGCCGCGGCTTCCTGGTGATCACCCACTACCAGCGCCTGCTGGACCACATCAAACCCGACGTGGTGCACATCCTGGCAAACGGCCGCATCGTCAAGACCGGCGGCCCGGAGCTGGCGCTGGAAGTTGAGAACAACGGTTACGCCGGCATCCTGGCAGAGGAGGCGTAA